One stretch of Nocardia fluminea DNA includes these proteins:
- a CDS encoding LLM class flavin-dependent oxidoreductase → MTEFVWRLPSRGDGRRADPGLRGRGGFGPPAPPLETTDVRAGRFGPFDDLAQIVDAAELNGFDGVLAPYDPLGEESWIVAAAALRATRYTRVTVEFQPAFGTPVYAAKISATLQRHSAGRLNWRLAVDTDDAEARTRGDRVTGDERYDRAAEFLTVARGVWNENEVGAAGFAGTGFDYAGRHYDVIDGGFRGILSGLPFPAVHLSGTSSAALALSAAHGDVHLFAEQTAGIAAAVTELGERAAAESRRVRVGLELPIIARETEDEAWARVHRQWDELDRPGTAADHALGDGRWAGFDAFGYDQPIGLVGSYEQVAQQLSAYRAAGVQTFVLSGHPNIEEIHRAGEHLLFLADPAGRTLTTGQELIA, encoded by the coding sequence ATGACCGAGTTCGTGTGGCGGCTGCCCAGCCGCGGCGACGGTCGGCGGGCCGACCCGGGTCTGCGCGGTCGCGGCGGCTTCGGCCCGCCGGCACCGCCGCTCGAGACCACCGACGTGCGTGCGGGTCGCTTCGGTCCGTTCGACGACCTCGCCCAGATCGTCGATGCCGCCGAACTGAACGGTTTCGACGGTGTGCTCGCACCCTACGACCCACTCGGCGAGGAATCCTGGATCGTGGCGGCCGCAGCCCTGCGCGCCACCCGCTACACCCGGGTCACGGTCGAATTCCAGCCCGCTTTCGGCACACCGGTCTACGCGGCCAAGATATCGGCGACACTGCAACGCCACTCGGCGGGCCGACTGAACTGGCGCCTCGCCGTCGACACCGACGACGCCGAGGCGCGCACGCGCGGCGACCGCGTCACCGGCGACGAGCGCTACGACCGCGCTGCGGAATTCCTCACCGTCGCGCGCGGTGTCTGGAACGAGAACGAGGTCGGCGCAGCGGGATTCGCCGGAACAGGCTTTGACTACGCCGGCCGGCACTACGACGTCATCGACGGGGGATTCCGCGGCATCCTGTCCGGTCTGCCGTTCCCGGCCGTCCACCTGAGCGGCACGTCATCCGCCGCACTGGCGTTGTCGGCCGCGCACGGTGACGTCCACCTGTTCGCCGAGCAGACCGCTGGAATCGCCGCCGCCGTCACCGAATTGGGGGAGCGCGCCGCCGCGGAGAGTCGTCGGGTGCGGGTCGGCCTCGAACTGCCGATCATCGCCCGTGAGACCGAGGACGAAGCCTGGGCGAGGGTCCACCGCCAGTGGGACGAGCTCGACCGCCCCGGCACTGCCGCCGACCACGCGCTCGGTGACGGACGATGGGCCGGCTTCGACGCCTTCGGCTATGACCAACCGATCGGCTTGGTCGGCAGCTACGAGCAAGTGGCGCAACAGCTCTCGGCCTACCGGGCGGCCGGTGTGCAGACCTTCGTGCTGTCGGGCCACCCCAATATCGAGGAAATCCACCGTGCGGGCGAACACCTGCTGTTCCTCGCCGACCCGGCCGGCCGCACCCTCACCACCGGGCAGGAGCTCATCGCATGA
- a CDS encoding ABC transporter substrate-binding protein, giving the protein MTETLWYTRCPVPTASGLAHSLGWLGETAASAGLEFGVLQDAGPELAGHHFSHDLSGLIREGGNVPALAARAHGSPTRLIGLTWIDESQAILVGPDSPVTDAAGLAGLRIGVPAWAQDQARSFPRAMALHGFANALRPAGLTLADVRVVELDVERDPQVRTAIQSARRSTTWGVAELLDGKVDAVYVKGARAKEVAAENGLRVAVDLDASATKRLRVNNGTPRPITVHADLLESRPEVVVGFLAQSLRAADWAAGDLDGVRAVLQRETLSGPEGVVAAYGAEFHRGLHPSLTAERVELLGVQKQFLYTHGFLAADFDLESWVAPEPLARARELVAAERVPA; this is encoded by the coding sequence ATGACCGAAACCCTGTGGTACACCCGCTGCCCCGTGCCGACCGCGAGCGGTCTCGCGCACAGCCTCGGCTGGCTCGGCGAGACCGCCGCGAGCGCCGGCCTCGAGTTCGGCGTGCTCCAGGACGCGGGGCCCGAACTCGCGGGCCACCACTTCTCCCACGACCTGTCCGGCCTGATCCGCGAAGGCGGCAATGTGCCCGCCCTCGCCGCCCGCGCGCACGGCTCGCCGACCCGCCTGATCGGTCTCACCTGGATCGACGAGTCCCAGGCGATCCTGGTCGGTCCCGATTCGCCGGTCACCGACGCGGCGGGGCTGGCCGGTCTGCGCATCGGCGTCCCCGCGTGGGCCCAGGACCAGGCGCGCAGTTTCCCGCGCGCGATGGCACTGCACGGCTTCGCCAACGCACTGCGCCCCGCCGGGCTGACCCTGGCCGATGTCCGGGTCGTCGAGCTCGACGTCGAGCGGGACCCGCAGGTGCGCACCGCGATCCAGAGCGCTCGGCGCTCGACGACGTGGGGTGTGGCCGAACTCCTCGACGGCAAGGTCGACGCCGTCTATGTCAAGGGCGCCCGCGCCAAGGAGGTCGCGGCGGAGAACGGGTTGCGCGTCGCGGTCGACCTCGACGCCTCGGCCACCAAGCGGCTGCGGGTCAACAACGGCACGCCTCGACCGATCACGGTGCACGCCGACCTGCTGGAATCGCGGCCCGAGGTCGTCGTCGGCTTCCTGGCGCAGAGCCTGCGCGCCGCCGACTGGGCCGCCGGTGATCTCGACGGCGTCCGCGCGGTGCTACAGCGCGAGACGCTGTCCGGGCCCGAGGGTGTCGTCGCGGCCTACGGGGCCGAGTTCCATCGCGGACTGCATCCCTCGCTCACCGCCGAACGCGTCGAACTGCTCGGGGTGCAGAAGCAGTTCCTCTACACCCACGGCTTCCTCGCCGCCGACTTCGATCTCGAATCCTGGGTCGCCCCCGAGCCGTTGGCTCGTGCGCGCGAGCTCGTCGCCGCCGAGCGGGTGCCCGCATGA
- a CDS encoding ABC transporter ATP-binding protein, with product MTTTTAAPVQAVEDAPAPVAVSITGLRKAFGEKTVLDGVDLTIRRGEFVVLLGPSGTGKTTLLRLLTGLETPDAGAVLVPGRRTTVYQEPRLIPSKRVLANVIVGLRRGKPQREAGLRALDEVHLDGKAGQWPATLSGGEAQRAALARALVREPELLLLDEPFAALDALTRLQMQDLVGDLVARHRPAVLMVTHDVDEAIRLADRVIILDRGRFAVDEVIDLPRPRDHAAPETLGYRTRFLAQLGVGPHPRSLS from the coding sequence ATGACCACGACGACAGCCGCACCGGTCCAGGCCGTCGAAGACGCACCGGCCCCGGTAGCGGTATCGATCACCGGTCTGCGTAAGGCGTTCGGCGAGAAGACAGTGCTCGACGGAGTCGACCTGACCATCCGCCGCGGCGAGTTCGTGGTGCTGCTCGGCCCGAGCGGCACCGGCAAGACCACCCTGCTGCGTCTGCTCACCGGCCTCGAAACCCCCGATGCCGGTGCGGTATTGGTGCCCGGCCGACGCACGACCGTCTATCAGGAGCCCCGCCTCATCCCGTCGAAGCGAGTGCTGGCCAATGTCATCGTCGGTCTGCGGCGCGGCAAGCCGCAACGCGAAGCCGGTCTGCGTGCACTCGACGAAGTCCACCTCGACGGTAAGGCAGGCCAGTGGCCGGCCACGCTGTCGGGCGGCGAGGCCCAGCGCGCGGCACTGGCCAGGGCGCTGGTGCGCGAACCGGAACTGCTGCTGCTCGACGAACCGTTCGCGGCACTGGACGCCCTCACCCGGCTCCAGATGCAGGACCTGGTCGGCGATCTCGTCGCCCGGCACCGGCCCGCCGTCCTCATGGTCACCCACGACGTCGACGAGGCGATCCGCCTCGCCGATCGGGTGATCATCCTCGACCGCGGCCGTTTCGCCGTCGACGAGGTCATCGACCTACCCCGCCCGCGTGACCACGCGGCACCCGAAACCCTCGGTTACCGCACCCGATTTCTCGCCCAGCTCGGCGTCGGACCACATCCAAGGAGCCTGTCATGA
- a CDS encoding ABC transporter permease, with product MSTLALAPPRARVARQRPRWLSLGLRAVLPAAIVLVWWAGSASGAISPRVIAGPGAVWSAFVELFDSGQLVEFALASFGRAAAGVAIGVGVGLVLGLLSGLSSLGEELVDSTMQIVRAVPFLALVPLFIAWFGIDELYKVLLIAVATTAPMYAYTYLGVRNVDRKMVEAARSFGLTGTRLVVEVIVPAALPGILMALRVCLSISITALIAAEQVGTQQGVGYLVTLAQEYNRTDYMVLCVVLYALLGLVFDALVRLAERYAMPWRKQVAIR from the coding sequence ATGAGCACCCTCGCCTTGGCCCCGCCCCGGGCGCGCGTCGCGCGGCAGCGGCCGCGATGGTTGTCACTCGGCCTGCGTGCTGTTCTGCCCGCAGCGATCGTGCTGGTCTGGTGGGCCGGATCGGCGAGCGGCGCGATCTCGCCGCGGGTGATCGCGGGCCCCGGCGCGGTCTGGTCGGCGTTCGTCGAACTGTTCGACAGCGGCCAGCTGGTGGAATTCGCGCTCGCCTCGTTCGGGCGCGCGGCCGCCGGAGTGGCGATCGGTGTCGGCGTCGGGCTGGTACTCGGTCTGCTGTCCGGGCTGTCCAGCCTCGGTGAGGAGCTGGTCGATTCGACCATGCAGATCGTGCGTGCGGTGCCGTTCCTGGCGCTGGTTCCACTGTTCATCGCCTGGTTCGGCATCGATGAGCTGTACAAGGTGCTGCTCATCGCGGTGGCCACCACCGCGCCGATGTATGCCTACACCTATCTCGGCGTGCGCAATGTGGATCGCAAGATGGTCGAGGCGGCACGCAGTTTCGGGCTCACCGGCACCCGGCTCGTCGTCGAGGTGATCGTGCCCGCCGCGCTGCCCGGCATCCTGATGGCGCTGCGTGTGTGCCTGTCGATCAGCATCACCGCGCTCATCGCCGCCGAGCAGGTCGGCACCCAGCAGGGCGTCGGCTACCTGGTGACCCTCGCTCAGGAATACAACCGCACCGACTACATGGTGCTGTGCGTCGTGCTCTACGCGCTGCTCGGTCTGGTGTTCGACGCACTCGTGCGGCTCGCGGAACGCTACGCGATGCCATGGCGGAAGCAGGTGGCGATCCGATGA
- a CDS encoding NrtA/SsuA/CpmA family ABC transporter substrate-binding protein, which produces MSRRLPAFSRIALAIVPVVALVAACGSDSTPEQGAQASFVLKVTDPGNSGPLAVGKRDGTFDAALAPLGAKIEWVSTTPGFSSMLKLFNTSELDVSGAAFSPVVGALSKDVGVKIVAVADPAGQDQSGIVVSPESGVTTVAGLVGKRIAVNPAGKGEYITLKALAQAGIPADKVTRVPLQQKDAASAFATGKVDAWASFLVPYQEAKAAGAKEIATEKSVGSKDNTVVVFRTEVLDQRPDIAAKYLEVLQGLTAKQKAAPADFENVFEKSGPRALTGDRLADAVRVGGEVTVPRLPAESDAVDLADVVNTFADNGVISRRITAGDIFYDLKAKLTPDQLAALKGK; this is translated from the coding sequence ATGTCCCGCAGGCTGCCGGCCTTCTCGCGGATCGCCCTCGCGATCGTCCCCGTCGTAGCCCTCGTCGCGGCGTGTGGCTCCGACTCCACGCCGGAACAGGGGGCGCAAGCCTCGTTCGTTCTCAAGGTCACCGACCCGGGCAACAGCGGCCCCCTCGCCGTCGGCAAGCGCGACGGCACGTTCGACGCCGCACTCGCCCCGCTGGGCGCCAAGATCGAATGGGTCAGCACCACACCGGGTTTCAGTTCCATGCTGAAGCTGTTCAACACGAGCGAACTCGATGTCTCCGGCGCGGCATTCAGCCCCGTCGTCGGCGCGCTGTCCAAGGACGTCGGCGTGAAGATCGTCGCCGTCGCCGACCCGGCGGGTCAGGATCAGAGCGGCATCGTGGTGAGTCCGGAGTCGGGCGTGACCACCGTCGCGGGTCTGGTGGGCAAGCGGATCGCGGTGAATCCCGCGGGCAAGGGCGAATACATCACGCTCAAAGCGCTGGCCCAGGCAGGTATTCCGGCCGACAAGGTGACCCGGGTGCCGCTGCAGCAGAAAGACGCCGCGTCGGCCTTCGCGACCGGCAAGGTCGACGCGTGGGCGTCGTTCCTGGTGCCCTACCAGGAGGCCAAAGCAGCGGGCGCCAAGGAGATCGCCACCGAGAAGTCCGTCGGCTCCAAGGACAACACCGTGGTGGTGTTCCGCACCGAGGTCCTCGACCAGCGCCCCGATATCGCCGCGAAGTACCTGGAAGTGCTGCAGGGACTCACCGCGAAGCAGAAGGCCGCGCCGGCCGACTTCGAGAACGTCTTCGAGAAGTCCGGCCCGCGTGCGCTGACCGGTGACCGGCTCGCCGACGCTGTCCGGGTCGGCGGTGAGGTCACCGTGCCACGCCTGCCCGCCGAATCCGATGCCGTCGACCTGGCCGATGTGGTGAACACCTTCGCCGACAACGGCGTCATTTCTCGCCGGATCACCGCAGGCGACATCTTCTACGACCTGAAAGCCAAGCTCACCCCGGACCAGCTCGCCGCGTTGAAGGGTAAGTGA
- a CDS encoding IclR family transcriptional regulator, producing METSSVQTVTRALSVLDCFRGGEERGVSEVARAQGLAVSTTHRLLGALVQAGFLEKDAESSRYRMGGALAEYGQIAYRQHRIYLAEPYLEQLAATTGATGSVATRHGIHAVLLGTSRWRESDGHKLQGVRLPLHASALGKALLAWSDADDDELRSLPYEEGTERSVSSPEELRAELITTRERGYAFNDRELDPGFRTIGLPILDPQGRCRFALGMRGPATLMIDERVPFFVELAKVTAADIAARFAAD from the coding sequence GTGGAGACCTCCAGCGTGCAGACCGTGACCAGGGCCCTCTCGGTACTCGACTGCTTCCGTGGCGGCGAGGAGCGCGGGGTCTCGGAAGTCGCCCGCGCCCAGGGCCTCGCGGTCAGCACCACCCATCGCCTGCTCGGCGCGCTCGTGCAGGCCGGGTTCCTGGAGAAAGACGCCGAGTCCAGTCGCTACCGGATGGGTGGAGCGCTGGCCGAATACGGTCAGATCGCCTATCGCCAGCACCGCATCTACCTCGCCGAGCCCTACCTCGAGCAACTGGCAGCCACCACCGGAGCGACCGGGTCGGTCGCCACCCGCCACGGCATCCACGCGGTACTGCTCGGGACCAGCCGGTGGCGCGAGAGCGACGGGCACAAGCTCCAGGGCGTGCGACTTCCGTTGCACGCCAGCGCACTCGGCAAAGCACTGCTGGCCTGGTCGGACGCCGACGATGACGAATTGCGTTCGCTGCCTTACGAAGAGGGCACGGAGCGTTCGGTGTCGAGCCCGGAGGAACTGCGCGCGGAACTGATCACCACCCGCGAGCGCGGCTACGCGTTCAACGATCGCGAACTCGACCCGGGATTCCGCACCATCGGCCTGCCGATCCTCGATCCACAGGGTCGCTGCCGCTTCGCTCTGGGTATGCGCGGACCCGCCACGCTGATGATCGACGAGCGGGTGCCGTTCTTCGTCGAACTGGCCAAGGTCACCGCGGCCGATATCGCCGCGCGATTCGCCGCCGACTGA
- a CDS encoding MDR family MFS transporter produces the protein MATDTASPAVGLRSERGPILASLMLSTGLVALDSTIIATAVLTITDTLGGFAMFPWLFSIYLLAQAVTVPIYGKLADMVGRKPVILFGIAAFAVGSLLCGLATSMVALIAFRAIQGIGAGAIQPMTMVIAGDLYTLAERAKVQGYLAGVWASSAVLGPLLGGLFADHLSWRWIFLINLPLCAVAAWMLLRHFTESAVRHTQRIDYLGAILLTAGAGAMILALLEGGQAWAWTSPVSLTLFVGSVAVLALFAVVELRTANPILPLWIFTRRVVIASSTVSLLVGAVILGLTSYVPTFAQGVLGTTALVAGLTVGGLTLGWPLAATLSGRLYLRWGFRISGIAGSTIAALGCATTLLVGPQSSPWQIAASCFLIGCGMGLVASPTLIAAQASAEWHERGVVTSANMFARSLGSALGVAVFGAIVNAGIHDPDHPAPGELAHGIHLVFLAMLAMAVVMLVAAATMPGRSHGTSAVSAP, from the coding sequence GTGGCTACCGATACCGCGAGCCCGGCTGTCGGTCTGCGTTCCGAACGAGGTCCGATCCTCGCCTCGCTCATGCTCTCCACCGGGTTGGTGGCGCTCGACTCGACCATCATCGCGACCGCGGTGCTGACCATCACCGACACGCTCGGTGGGTTCGCGATGTTCCCGTGGTTGTTCTCCATCTATCTGCTCGCACAGGCGGTGACGGTGCCGATCTACGGCAAACTCGCCGACATGGTCGGGCGCAAGCCGGTGATCCTGTTCGGGATCGCGGCCTTCGCGGTGGGGTCACTGCTGTGCGGGCTGGCCACGAGCATGGTGGCGCTCATCGCCTTCCGGGCGATCCAGGGCATCGGGGCGGGCGCGATCCAGCCGATGACCATGGTGATCGCCGGTGATCTGTACACGCTGGCCGAGCGCGCCAAGGTGCAGGGGTATCTGGCCGGGGTGTGGGCGAGTTCGGCGGTGCTCGGCCCGCTGCTGGGCGGGTTGTTCGCCGACCATCTGAGCTGGCGGTGGATCTTCCTGATCAATCTTCCGCTGTGCGCGGTCGCGGCCTGGATGTTGCTGCGCCACTTCACCGAATCGGCGGTGCGTCACACTCAGCGCATCGACTACCTGGGCGCGATCCTGCTCACCGCCGGTGCGGGCGCGATGATCCTCGCCCTGCTCGAAGGTGGCCAGGCCTGGGCGTGGACCTCGCCGGTCTCGCTCACCCTGTTCGTGGGCAGCGTAGCGGTGCTGGCGCTGTTCGCGGTGGTCGAGCTGCGGACGGCGAACCCGATTCTGCCGCTGTGGATCTTCACCCGGCGCGTGGTGATCGCGAGCAGCACCGTCTCGCTGCTGGTCGGCGCCGTCATCCTCGGATTGACCTCGTACGTGCCGACTTTCGCTCAGGGCGTGCTCGGGACCACCGCCCTGGTGGCGGGGCTCACCGTCGGCGGCCTCACGCTCGGCTGGCCGCTCGCCGCGACCCTGTCCGGACGGCTGTACCTGCGCTGGGGATTTCGCATCAGCGGCATAGCCGGCAGCACGATCGCCGCGCTCGGCTGCGCGACCACACTGCTCGTGGGCCCGCAGTCGAGCCCCTGGCAGATCGCGGCCTCCTGCTTCCTGATCGGCTGCGGCATGGGCCTGGTCGCCTCCCCCACTCTCATCGCCGCCCAGGCCAGCGCCGAATGGCACGAACGCGGCGTGGTCACCTCAGCCAACATGTTCGCCCGCTCCCTCGGCAGCGCGCTGGGCGTCGCGGTGTTCGGCGCCATCGTCAACGCGGGCATCCACGACCCCGACCACCCCGCACCCGGCGAACTCGCCCACGGCATCCACCTGGTCTTCCTCGCGATGCTCGCGATGGCCGTCGTCATGCTCGTCGCCGCCGCGACCATGCCCGGCCGCAGCCACGGCACATCGGCGGTCAGTGCGCCGTGA
- a CDS encoding class I SAM-dependent methyltransferase yields MVGIGNSEDQTTDEVQRRKRRARSFGAQAAVYAEHRPDYPEAGIRWALEAVGDRDGIVVLDLGAGTGKLTGGLLAAGVEVIAVEPDAGMRAELVRLYPGVTALSGAAEAIPLADGTVDAVLAGQAFHWFDQALAFPEIARVLRANGVFAAFWNTDDNTVEWVAGLRDVSRSSASFPPSSSDDPLPAHPLFAPFEYAEFAHSQRRTAESLTASIGTNSHTVIISPKERAEVLGRILDYLHATPETAEGEFDFPLRTEVIRAVRRANTPR; encoded by the coding sequence ATGGTGGGAATCGGGAATTCTGAGGATCAGACCACGGACGAGGTCCAGCGCCGGAAGCGACGGGCGCGGTCGTTCGGCGCTCAGGCAGCCGTCTACGCCGAGCACCGGCCGGACTATCCGGAGGCGGGAATTCGGTGGGCGCTGGAGGCGGTCGGGGATAGAGACGGGATTGTTGTTCTGGATTTGGGGGCGGGAACGGGCAAACTCACTGGAGGTTTGCTCGCCGCGGGGGTCGAGGTGATCGCGGTGGAACCCGATGCGGGAATGCGGGCCGAACTCGTGCGTCTCTATCCCGGGGTGACGGCGCTTTCCGGTGCGGCGGAGGCGATTCCGCTGGCCGACGGGACTGTGGACGCGGTGCTCGCCGGGCAGGCGTTCCACTGGTTCGACCAGGCGCTGGCATTCCCCGAAATCGCGCGGGTGCTCCGCGCGAACGGGGTGTTCGCCGCGTTCTGGAACACCGACGACAACACGGTCGAGTGGGTCGCGGGATTGCGGGATGTCTCCCGCTCGTCCGCGTCGTTTCCGCCGTCGTCATCCGATGACCCGCTGCCGGCGCATCCACTGTTCGCGCCGTTCGAGTACGCCGAGTTCGCGCACAGCCAGCGGCGGACCGCCGAATCGCTGACCGCGTCCATCGGCACCAATTCACACACCGTGATCATTTCCCCGAAGGAACGGGCCGAAGTGCTCGGCCGGATTCTCGACTACCTCCATGCGACACCGGAAACCGCCGAGGGCGAGTTCGACTTCCCGCTGCGCACCGAGGTGATCCGCGCGGTTCGGCGCGCGAACACACCTCGGTGA
- a CDS encoding amino acid permease encodes MSADGSGLSTDAPVASVPTAESEGYERGLNPRTIQMIAIGGAIGTGLFYGSGAAIEQAGPSLILAYLAAGLAIFVIMRALGELLTYRPVSGSFAEYAHEFLGRFAGFATGWSYWAVWVSTCMAEITVAGHYVQYWFDIPQWVTALVVLAVLFTANLISVRFFGEGEFWFSAIKVTAILAMILIGIGVLVFGFGHAADPTVTNLWADGGMFPHGFGQTLLVLQIVVFAYVGVELVGVTAGEARDPKTTLRKAINTLPFRIGLFYVGALVVIMSVASWRSFHAGRSPFVEVFEQIGIPAAAGIINFVLLTAALSSCNSGIYSTGRMLRSLALRDEAPAKFASLSTQSVPFTGICASAGAMVIGVVVNAISPDKAFAYITSVSTVGIIVVWSVILLCHTKYRAKVRAGELPGSDYRLPGAPVTTWAALGFLGLVVVLLLWTDGGRTALVVGAVWAVLVCAGYYTFGRRGAVRTG; translated from the coding sequence ATGTCAGCCGACGGCTCCGGCCTGTCCACCGATGCCCCCGTGGCGTCCGTCCCCACGGCCGAATCCGAGGGATACGAACGCGGCCTGAACCCGCGCACCATCCAGATGATCGCCATCGGCGGTGCGATCGGCACCGGCCTGTTCTACGGCTCCGGCGCGGCGATCGAGCAGGCCGGCCCATCGCTGATCCTTGCCTACCTCGCCGCCGGTCTGGCGATCTTCGTCATCATGCGCGCGCTCGGTGAGCTGCTCACCTACCGTCCGGTCTCGGGCAGTTTCGCCGAATACGCCCATGAGTTCCTCGGGCGGTTCGCCGGGTTCGCGACCGGCTGGTCGTACTGGGCGGTGTGGGTCTCGACCTGCATGGCCGAGATCACCGTGGCCGGCCACTACGTGCAGTACTGGTTCGATATCCCGCAGTGGGTGACCGCGCTGGTCGTGCTCGCGGTGCTGTTCACCGCGAACCTGATCTCGGTGCGGTTCTTCGGTGAGGGCGAGTTCTGGTTCTCGGCCATCAAGGTGACCGCGATCCTGGCGATGATCTTGATCGGCATCGGTGTGCTGGTGTTCGGCTTCGGTCACGCCGCCGATCCCACGGTGACCAATCTGTGGGCCGACGGCGGGATGTTCCCGCACGGGTTCGGCCAGACGTTGCTCGTGCTGCAGATCGTCGTCTTCGCCTACGTCGGTGTCGAACTGGTCGGGGTCACGGCGGGCGAGGCACGCGACCCCAAGACCACGCTGCGCAAGGCGATCAACACCCTGCCGTTCCGGATCGGGCTGTTCTACGTCGGTGCGCTCGTGGTGATCATGTCGGTGGCGAGCTGGCGCAGCTTCCACGCCGGGCGCAGCCCGTTCGTCGAGGTCTTCGAACAGATCGGCATCCCCGCCGCGGCGGGAATCATCAACTTCGTGCTGCTCACCGCGGCCCTCTCGTCGTGCAATTCGGGCATCTACTCCACCGGCCGGATGCTGCGCAGCCTCGCGTTGCGTGACGAAGCGCCCGCGAAGTTCGCGAGCTTGAGCACACAGTCGGTGCCGTTCACCGGCATCTGCGCCTCGGCGGGCGCGATGGTCATCGGGGTGGTCGTCAACGCGATCTCACCGGACAAGGCCTTCGCCTACATCACCTCGGTGAGCACTGTCGGGATCATCGTCGTGTGGAGCGTGATCCTGCTGTGCCACACCAAGTATCGCGCCAAGGTTCGGGCGGGTGAACTGCCCGGCAGCGACTACCGGCTGCCCGGCGCTCCCGTCACCACCTGGGCCGCACTGGGTTTCCTCGGATTGGTCGTGGTGCTGTTGCTGTGGACCGACGGTGGGCGTACCGCGCTGGTCGTCGGAGCGGTCTGGGCGGTACTGGTCTGCGCGGGCTATTACACCTTCGGCCGTCGCGGCGCCGTGCGCACCGGATAA
- a CDS encoding LLM class flavin-dependent oxidoreductase, translated as MSAVTLSVLDLAPVQSDATAGAALHATTRFAQHAEEQGFRRFWVAEHHNMPGIASAAPAVVLAHLAASTSRIRVGSGGVMLPNHPPLVVAEQFGTLESLHPGRIDLGIGRAPGTDPVTARALRRSAEGLGGDAFPQELTALIGFFRGADPHGIVASPGLGAEPEVWLLGSSGYSAQVAAVLGLPFAFAHHIAPDNTVAALTLYRDNFRPSQTLREPYTIVAASAICADTDAEADRLAAPRDLAFANLRSGRPQALATPEQAAGFPGTDAERHFAAQRRAAQLQGSPETVRAQAAQLLDATAPDELMLNTLVYDLDARIRSLDLTKKAIVD; from the coding sequence ATGAGCGCCGTCACGCTGTCGGTTCTGGATCTGGCACCGGTGCAATCCGATGCGACGGCCGGTGCGGCGTTGCACGCGACGACCCGCTTCGCCCAGCACGCCGAGGAGCAGGGCTTTCGCCGATTCTGGGTGGCCGAGCACCACAACATGCCCGGCATCGCCAGTGCGGCGCCCGCGGTGGTGCTGGCGCATCTGGCCGCGTCCACCTCGCGGATCCGGGTCGGTTCGGGCGGGGTGATGCTGCCGAACCATCCGCCGCTGGTGGTCGCCGAACAGTTCGGTACCCTCGAATCGCTGCATCCGGGACGGATCGATCTCGGGATCGGTCGCGCACCGGGCACCGATCCGGTCACCGCGCGCGCTCTGCGCCGCAGTGCCGAAGGACTCGGTGGCGACGCGTTTCCCCAGGAACTCACCGCGCTGATCGGCTTCTTCCGTGGCGCCGATCCCCACGGGATCGTGGCGAGCCCCGGCCTCGGCGCGGAACCGGAGGTGTGGTTGCTCGGCTCGAGCGGCTACAGCGCGCAGGTCGCCGCGGTGCTGGGTCTGCCGTTCGCGTTCGCTCACCACATCGCTCCCGACAACACCGTCGCCGCGCTGACGCTCTACCGCGACAATTTCCGGCCGTCACAGACATTGCGCGAGCCGTACACGATCGTGGCCGCCTCCGCGATCTGCGCCGACACCGATGCCGAGGCCGACCGCCTCGCCGCACCCCGCGATCTCGCCTTCGCCAACTTGCGCTCGGGTCGCCCGCAGGCGCTGGCCACCCCCGAGCAGGCCGCGGGCTTCCCCGGCACCGACGCCGAGCGTCACTTCGCCGCGCAGCGCCGGGCCGCGCAGTTGCAGGGGTCGCCGGAGACGGTCCGGGCGCAGGCGGCGCAACTGCTCGACGCCACCGCCCCCGACGAGCTCATGCTCAACACGCTCGTCTACGACCTCGACGCCCGCATCCGCTCCCTCGACCTGACCAAGAAGGCGATCGTCGACTGA